Within Calditrichota bacterium, the genomic segment TGTTTCTGTTTTGAGCGATAATCAGATTGCAGATCGAATTCGGCTGCAAACAAATGTTTTTATGAACAAAAATACTTTTCACTACACCAATCCCGACGGCTGGACTCCGGTCGATGATAAACATGAAAACACAGTTCTGGGAGTAAATTGGCGCGGTATTTATTATCTGACACAAACATTGAAAATTCAAACGGGATTGGAGCAGCGCGTTGAAAAATTGGAAAGCACAAAATTCACGGTTGACGACCGCAATGTGTTTGGCGCTTTTGTGCAGTTGGAATTAAATCGTGCGTTTTCTGTGGCAGGTAAAACAGCGCAATTNNNNNNNNNNNNNNNNNNNNNNNNNNNNNNNNNNNNNNNNNNNNNNNNNNNNNNNNNNNNNNNNNNNNNNNAAATTCGGATTTCTGCTTTCGACCGGCGATGTCCTTAATTTTTCGCTAAAAGGGAATATTGGCAAATCTTTCCGCGCTCCGTCCTTCGACGATCTTTATTGGCCTGACGAAGGCTGGGGACACGGAAATCCGGATCTTGAGCCGGAAACGGCAACTTCGTGGGACGCAGGTTTTGTGCTGCAAAATAGAACCGCTTCTTTCTGGCAGGTCGAAATGAGCTATTTCAATCAGCAAGTGGAAAATCTCATCGGCTGGGGCGCTGACGCAAACGGTATCTGGCTCCCCATGAATACCGGCAAGGCGAAAATTTCTGGCGTGGAAACTGGAGTAAAACTTCAGCCATTTGGTCAATCTTTTTATCTCAACATTTTTCATACTTACATGAAAGCGACCGATGAGACGGAAAATTCTCCGCTCAAAGGAAAATGGCTCATTTACAGGCCGAAAAATAAATTGGACATTACAACAGGCATTAAATTAGGAAAATTGTCAGCAAATCTGAACTATCGCATTGTGAGCAAACGCTACACCACCGTTGACAATNNNNNNNNNNNNNNNNNNNNNNNNNNNNNNNNNNNNNNNNNNGGATATTCGTTCGCTCTTTTCAAAACCAAAGTGTCAGCGAAATTGCAGCTTTTGAATATTCTGGATAAATCAATTTATTTGAATGACGGTTATCCCCTGCCAGGTAGGGAAATTCGATTTGTTTTTGGTTTTCAGAAATAAATTTTACCGTAATCAGATGTAGTCCACTTTAGAAGTGGACTACATCTTTGAAATTTAACCACAGAGATCTCAAAGGAGGCACAGAGTTCACAGAGCCCCACACCCACCAAAACTTTTAAAAAATCTGCGAAGGGATTGGGTTCC encodes:
- a CDS encoding TonB-dependent receptor; the protein is KFGFLLSTGDVLNFSLKGNIGKSFRAPSFDDLYWPDEGWGHGNPDLEPETATSWDAGFVLQNRTASFWQVEMSYFNQQVENLIGWGADANGIWLPMNTGKAKISGVETGVKLQPFGQSFYLNIFHTYMKATDETENSPLKGKWLIYRPKNKLDITTGIKLGKLSANLNYRIVSKRYTTVDN